AATTTTTTCACAAAGAAATTCAGTTCGCCGCCGCCTTTGGCTGAACCTTGTATCTCATGGCCTTGTGTAGTGGTCGTTTCCATTTCGAAAGGGAGACCGAGTTTCTTGCCAATCGTTACCCAAAAGTCTTCCTTGGCTTTTAGATCGCCACCACTAAGTGAAACGATGCGATCAGGTCCGATAACTTTGTCACAGAGAACACTCTTGCCGGACTTCGAGGGACCGACGATTGAAGTGAGGAAACCGGGTGTCTCCAACGCTTCTTCCAGAAGTGTTTCGTAGGACGTGTTGCCGAGGGCTTGACGAAAAATATAAGTATGTTCAGGGAAGGTTCCGGGTTTAAAAATGTCACTCGATTTGTATTTTCTAGCCACTGGTGCTTCCCTCCTCGTACAGGATCCGTTCATTTTACTATATCACAAGGATTGACATAGGAAACAGCAGATAGACAAAACAGTCAAAAAACACCTACTCCTCCTCCCGCTTCACCAACCTCGCCCTCGTTACGATCTTCTCCCCGAACTTGTCCTTTAGGGAATCGACCACGCGGCTCAGCTCTTGCTGGCGGGGGTCGATCTCCATGACTTTGGGGGCGGCGGCGGGCTGGTCGAACAGCGACAACTGCTGCACTTGCTCCTCGACTTCAACACCGCTGCCCTTGGGCACGAGATTCCCGACTTGCACGCCGATCAGCCGGATCGCGTCTTCGCGGGAGAGGCCGCACTTTGCGAGCAACTCCTTCACCGCTTGATACAGCGGGGTCTCCAAGTCTGTCGCTCTCGGGAACGTATGGCTGCGCGTAATCGTCCGCCACGGAGCATAGCGCAACTTCAACGTCAACGTCCGCCCCTCCACGCCCGCTTTGCGCAGACGGCGCGCGACTTTCTCCACCTGTGCCAACAACGTCGTTTCCAAAAAACCAACATCCCGCACGTCCGTTGCAAACGTCGTCTCCTGCCCGACCGACTTCGCCTCCCGCTCGGCTTGCACGGGACGCTCGTCCTTGCCGTTGGCGAGCCAATAAATATGGTCCGCCAGCGACCCGATGTACGTCCGCATCCGCACGACATCCATCCGCGCCACGTCGCCGATCGTGTGCAAGCCGAGACGCTTCAACTGCTCGGCGCTTTTTTGCCCGACGCCCCAAAGTCTTGAGATCGGCAGCGGGTGAACCCGCGTCTCCACGTCTTGAGGCGTAATCGGGCAGAGGCCGTCCGGTTTTTCCAAATCGGAGGCGAGCTTGGCGAGGAATTTGTTGTAGGCGATGCCGACCGATGCGGTGAGGTTCAGCTCGCGGCGAATGTCTTCCTTGATCCGGCGGGCAATCGTGATCCCGTCTCCGAACAGTTTCCGGCAAGCGGTCACGTCGAGAAACGCTTCGTCGACCGACAAAGGCTCGATCAACGGCGTATACCGCGCCAAAATCGCCATCATCTCCCGCGAAACTTGGCTGTACTTCCGATGATCCGGCTCGACAAAAATGCCATGGGGACACAGCCGCTTCGCCTGCGCCGTCGGCATCGCCGAATGCACGCCAAATCGACGCGCTTCATACGAGCACGTGGAAACCACACCGCGCACCGCCGCCGGATGGGCGATGATCACGGGCTTCCCGCGAAATTCCGGATGGTCCCGCTGCTCCACCGAAGCAAAGAAAGCATCCATATCCAAATGCAAGATCGTCCGCGACGCTTCCTGTTCCATCGTGCCCGCCTCCTCTCTCCGAACGTTTGTTTCCACCAGCATACCACAAAATTACGGAGAGAGCAGGCTCGCGGCGTACTCGACGAGGCAGCGGAACGCGACTTTTTTCTCAGCAGTGCTCAACGATTTTCGACCCGGCCGCGGGTTGATGTCGAGCAAATACGCATGACCCTCCCGGTCCAACGCGATGTCGATCCCGAGAAACGCAAGAGTCGTCCGCTGCTCCGTCAACGCCTCGGCCGCCCGAATCGCCACCGCTTCCACTTCGGCGCGCGGCGGCAGACGAAATTCATGTTGGCGAGACGCCTCCACGAGCCAGTCGAACGTCCTCACTTCGCCGCCCTGCGCGAGATTGGTCACGACTTGGCCCGGCGCACCGAGACGCGCCACGGTGGTAATCGCTTGCCAGTACCCGCCGCCATTTCGTTGCAGATACACCCGCAAATCGAGTTTGCGCTCGTCGAGGTCGAGCAGGGGAATCCCGCCCTGAATCAAATGCTTGCCCTCCGCCAACTGCTTCTGCAAAAAAACGCGCAAGTCTGCCTCCGACACCGTGCGCGTGCCGTTGGCGGTCGCCAATCGATACGCTTTTTCCCCGTGGGTTGGTTCTATGGGGCGAACTTCGATCACGCCGACACCGCCTGAACCGCGCACAGGTTTCAAAAAAACGGACGGATGCCGCCGAAGCCACAGGTGGACATCTTCCACCCCGCGCCAAAGGGAAGTCTGCGGGAGGTTCGGATGCAGGTCTTGGCGCGAGAGCAGGGACTCCCATACGCCCCATTTATCGGGGAAGCGCGGGTTGAGGATGATGTAGCCGGCGCGGCGGAGGGATTTTTTTTGCTCCGAAAAACGGCGGGAGGCGCGGGCGTAGGAGACGTAGACGCTGTCAATCAGCACGCGGGGCAAAGGACAGGTGCCCGTCTGCCAGCCGCGCTCCTCGCGAAATCGATGCCCGCGCACTCGCCGGGTGCGGGCATCCAACTGATCCGGATGAAAAAACACCACGTCCACCCCCGCTTGCACCGCCTCTTCTGCGAGCAGTTTCCATTGCGAGTCGCGCGTTCGGTTGGGAATTTCGGTGGTCACGAGGCCGACTGTGTGAGGCAAAGCGGACACCTCCGGGATTTGTTTCCGATAAGATACATCTATATGTAGGAACACCCCCGCATAGTTACAACGGGGAGAGGAACATGCTAACATAGAGAGCGCTACGCCATTTTTTTCATGAACCTACATAGAGTAACTTGGAGGAGGAACCGCGAATGAGCGATTATATTGTTCGAGCAACGGCATTGGAAGGCAAGTTGCGCGCGTTTGCATGTACAACGACTGAATTGGTGCGCGAGTTGTCGAACCGCCACGGCTGTTTGGCGCTGGCAAGTGCAGCTCTCGGTCGCACGGCGACGATGGGTGCGATGATGGGGGTTATGCTCAAGGGCGAGGAAACGGTAACGATCCAAGTCCGCGGCGACGGGCCGCTTGGCAAGATCATCGTGTCGGCCGATGCAGACGCGAAAGTACGGGGCTACATCGAGAACCCGCTGGTTGAATTGCCGCCGCGTGAGGGCGGGGCGTATGAAGACGTCCAGAAACTTGACGTCGGCAGAGGCGTGGGCGAAGGGTTCCTGCTCGTTACCAAAGACCTCGGCATGAAGGAACCGTACACCGGCTCCGTTCCCCTACATAACGGCGAAATCGCCGAAGACTTCGTGTACTACTACGCGCAATCCGAACAAACGCCGACCGCTCTGGCGCTGGGCGTGCTCGTGGACAAAGGCCAGTCGGTCAAAGCGGCGGGCGGTTTCGTCATCCAGCTCTTGCCGGGCGTGGCGGACGAAGACATCACCTACATCGAGGAGCAACTGAGCAAGTTCCCGCACATCACGCAACTGCTCGTCAACGGCGCAACGCCGGAGGACATCTTGCAACGTCTGATCCCGGGTGAAATCAACTTCCTCGAAACGTATCCGGTCTCGTTCACTTGCGATTGCTCTCGTGATCGTTTTGAGCGCGGGTTGCTGTCGCTGGGGGCGGCGGAGATTCTTTCGATTTTGGAAGAAGACAAAGGCGCGGAACTCGTCTGCCACTTCTGCAACGAGAAGTACCAGTTCGACGAGGAAGACCTGCAAGAGCTCTTGCAACAGGCGGAGACTCGCTAAAAGTCAGGGATTGACAGATAATGTGCGCAGACGTAAACTTTAAGATAGACAGTTAATCCAATGATCTTACTCGGTTTTTATAGATGAGGAGGCAACAGAAATGCGCGTTGCGAACAACATTGCAGAACTGATCGGCCAAACTCCGATCATCAAGCTCAACACCATCACCGGCCCGGACGAAGCGGAGATCTACCTCAAGCTCGAATCCTTCAACCCGGGTGGTTCCGTCAAGGACCGCATCGGTTACGCGATGATTACCCAAGCGGAAGCAGACGGCATCCTCAAGCCGGGCGACACGTTGGTCGAACCGACTTCCGGGAACACGGGCATCGGTTTGGCGATGATGGCAGCGGCGAAGGGCTACCGCGCCGTGCTCGTCATGCCGGAAACCATGTCGGTCGAACGCCGCAACCTGCTGAAAGCGTACGGGGCTGAACTCGTGTTGACCCCGGGTACGGAAGGCATGAAGGGCGCGATTGCCAAAGCAAATGAACTGGCGAAGGAAAACAACTGGTTCATCCCGCAGCAATTTGACAACCCGGCGAACCCGAAGATCCACCGCGAAACCACCGCGCAGGAAATTTTGGCTGCGAAGGACGCGATGGGCGGCCTCGATGCGTTCGTGGCGGGCGTCGGCACCGGCGGTACGATCACCGGCGTGGGCGAAGTTCTGAAAGAGCATGACGTCAACATCCAAATCGTCGCTGTCGAGCCGACCGCATCTCCGGTTCTCTCCGGCGGCGCACCGGGCCCGC
This region of Tumebacillus amylolyticus genomic DNA includes:
- the cysK gene encoding cysteine synthase A; protein product: MRVANNIAELIGQTPIIKLNTITGPDEAEIYLKLESFNPGGSVKDRIGYAMITQAEADGILKPGDTLVEPTSGNTGIGLAMMAAAKGYRAVLVMPETMSVERRNLLKAYGAELVLTPGTEGMKGAIAKANELAKENNWFIPQQFDNPANPKIHRETTAQEILAAKDAMGGLDAFVAGVGTGGTITGVGEVLKEHDVNIQIVAVEPTASPVLSGGAPGPHKIQGIGAGFVPSVTNTELFDEIILVENDAAFEYARRLAKDEGILVGISSGGNVFAAHQLAKKLGAGKKILTVAPSTGERYLSTPLFQFE
- a CDS encoding YheC/YheD family protein produces the protein MPHTVGLVTTEIPNRTRDSQWKLLAEEAVQAGVDVVFFHPDQLDARTRRVRGHRFREERGWQTGTCPLPRVLIDSVYVSYARASRRFSEQKKSLRRAGYIILNPRFPDKWGVWESLLSRQDLHPNLPQTSLWRGVEDVHLWLRRHPSVFLKPVRGSGGVGVIEVRPIEPTHGEKAYRLATANGTRTVSEADLRVFLQKQLAEGKHLIQGGIPLLDLDERKLDLRVYLQRNGGGYWQAITTVARLGAPGQVVTNLAQGGEVRTFDWLVEASRQHEFRLPPRAEVEAVAIRAAEALTEQRTTLAFLGIDIALDREGHAYLLDINPRPGRKSLSTAEKKVAFRCLVEYAASLLSP
- the dinB gene encoding DNA polymerase IV, with translation MEQEASRTILHLDMDAFFASVEQRDHPEFRGKPVIIAHPAAVRGVVSTCSYEARRFGVHSAMPTAQAKRLCPHGIFVEPDHRKYSQVSREMMAILARYTPLIEPLSVDEAFLDVTACRKLFGDGITIARRIKEDIRRELNLTASVGIAYNKFLAKLASDLEKPDGLCPITPQDVETRVHPLPISRLWGVGQKSAEQLKRLGLHTIGDVARMDVVRMRTYIGSLADHIYWLANGKDERPVQAEREAKSVGQETTFATDVRDVGFLETTLLAQVEKVARRLRKAGVEGRTLTLKLRYAPWRTITRSHTFPRATDLETPLYQAVKELLAKCGLSREDAIRLIGVQVGNLVPKGSGVEVEEQVQQLSLFDQPAAAPKVMEIDPRQQELSRVVDSLKDKFGEKIVTRARLVKREEE
- the hslO gene encoding Hsp33 family molecular chaperone HslO: MSDYIVRATALEGKLRAFACTTTELVRELSNRHGCLALASAALGRTATMGAMMGVMLKGEETVTIQVRGDGPLGKIIVSADADAKVRGYIENPLVELPPREGGAYEDVQKLDVGRGVGEGFLLVTKDLGMKEPYTGSVPLHNGEIAEDFVYYYAQSEQTPTALALGVLVDKGQSVKAAGGFVIQLLPGVADEDITYIEEQLSKFPHITQLLVNGATPEDILQRLIPGEINFLETYPVSFTCDCSRDRFERGLLSLGAAEILSILEEDKGAELVCHFCNEKYQFDEEDLQELLQQAETR